The genome window TTCGCCGGTTGGATTTTCATGAACAAGGGAGCTTCTTTCACTGCCCTCACTGCAGCCCTCCCTGCTTTCTTTGCAAAGAGCTCCGCTTTGTACAACCCTGTTATCTACGTGCTAATGAACAAACAGGTTGGTGTTACGTATTCTCAtagttttcttctctgtttttcagtcttttgctgTTTACTGAGTTTCTGAATTGGCTGTCTTTCAGTTCCGTAACTGCATGCTATCCACCATTGGAATGGGCGGCATGGTGGAGGATGAGACCTCAGTTTCAACAAGCAAGACAGAGGTGTCCTCTGTGTCTTAATCCTGATGGCATCTTCAGATCTATGGACATTGATGATTGCTTCCAGATTTTAGAACATCCCATTAGAATCATTTTGCCAAATGGATTTAACAAATGGAGTCTGGACCAAAAACACTAAGGAATTCTATGTTATCTGTGAACTAACAGAAAGGcaaatgcattttctgttggGATGATGTTGTACAGcaattgtgtgtctgtgtgcatgtgagcgCATTTGAGAGAGTGAATATGAGTGAACTTGTAAATGAAAAACACCTCAAACTGTAAACCTGCTGAAATGTGACACTTGTACCTGATGAATGTACAATCACATGTTGATTGTTTTCATGCAATTACTTGGGGGAGCATATATTTCACTGGTCTACCAGTGGTGTTATTTTTATGCATtatatgaaaaggaaaaaaaaaatataggactgagtaaatataataaatgcaTGCATAAAAAGAAACATACTGGTGTGGTTGCTTAACTTTTACATGCTGGTTTGATTATCTGCTGCTTAAAACCAAAGCAGAACATCACACATTTAAGGGACATTTTCGATTAAattccaaacttttttttcttgagcAAAATATAAGATTTAGCTAATGCAAATTATGGCTAGCTGAAGTAGTAGCCCGGCTATTTCCAAAAAATATACCAAGGTGGAACATCCAAGTCACAGATGCACATTTGAGAATAGCTGTCATCACACTATAGTTACACTGATAGTAATCCTTTGTAAAGCTTCTGCTGAAACAAGAACAGAATGTGTCATTTGGAACTGCTGCAGAAACACTAGGTCATGTAAATCCAAatccagtttatttatatagcacgtttaaaaacaaaaagtttgcCCAAAGTGCTGTAGAGAAACACAGGGTAAAACACAAGATACAACCACTGACACTCacataaaacataataaaacacataaaaaccatATCAACTCAAGCCAGTCTGAACGCTATCGAAAAAAGGtgtgttttcaaaagcattttaaaaacaggaaacgaaGATgcctgtctaatatttaaaggcAGCGTATTCCAAAGTTTTGGGGCCATAACTGAAAAGGCTCGTTCTCCTCTACGTTTAAGCCTTGATTTTGGGACAACCAacagcagctggtcagctgatctgagggTCCATGAAGGAATATAAGGCTGAAGTAACTCGGAAAGGTATGGGGGAGCAAGACCATTAAGGCATTTAATTACAGCAGCTGCTTTATACTCAGTGTTTAGTTCTCAAAATCTTTGCCAATGCACGTttgaaacacatgaaaagctTTAGGTTCAGTAGAAGTCATGTTGCAGCTTAGGTAATATACAATTGTAACAAGATTGAAGGTCAGTATTTGTTATGGCCacatttattcttcagcacagtctgaactctcatAGGcaaactttcttcttttttctttaagaaGGCTTCAGGAATAATTCTGCAGTCTTCTTGAAGGGCATTCAGAgctcttctttagatgttggctgccttttgttctgttctctgtcaggatgatttttcgttttttattcaggtatgcttttactgcactggcagtgtaTGTGGAATCATTCCCGTGCTAAAATTAAGCTGTTCACAGGTGCTTACTACCTGTTATTGCTGCTGGCGCGGTCTCTGCGcgcagaaaatctgcgttgcgcacaaaaaaaaatctaacctgaattgaaatgaaaattaatactttaacaatcctgttttgcagtgttagtcagtgaggcgtggctgatgtggagtgaagtcacgttaatgacaacgtgcacaatcattggagatgtgagcagggaagacggaacaattgaaattagagggaacattgctgaGGGAGTGCAACACTCCGACAACTAGAAGTTGATGATCTATTATCATGACCCATCTATTTCTTGCTTTTCTGTTGTCTTCCTTATCACATTAACAGTTATAAGTGAAACTTAAATTCACTTTGAGTTCTAACTAATCCTCAAACAAGAAGATTTACATTATAGCTGCTTTTTAATTAAATCTTTGGTAAACTGTTGCAAATGTTGATCATAGGATCTGGTCTCAGACACTTTACTTTGCAGCCCAGTAACAGGATTACAGCCAGAAGACTGTTAGGGAAGTGAGATGTGTGTGCGTCATGATGTGCGTCTAGTACTTTGGATACCATATGCCACTTTCACTGCATTGAATCTCCCTTCGGTGCCATCATCACCTTTAGAGGTTAACAGTGCACAGTCCTGTTATCTGTGTGCTGATGAACAAGCAGGTTGGTTTATGTattatttgtctttctttttctttctgagccgattgttttttatttgggTAAGTGCATGTTGGTGGTCGACAAGGTGATGGGTAAGACTTCACTTTCTGCCCACAAAACAGAAACTCCTCTgtcttttaaaacacatttttctataTCGGgacattttgctttttaattGTCTGTTTGATGTAGAATATATTTTGATGCGCACTAGTCAACATGTTGAGTCCGAACCACTTGATTTGGACAACTTGATTCACAAACACTCGTGTTTGTGAATTTAAAATTGCGtatcagtgtatgtgtgcttACTTTAATTCCCCCTGCTATTTAAGGTAGTGATATACGCTTGATGTAGCACCATAGCACCATCTACATTTCatcttttcattttcatcttttatctttatcttttttaatgCTGCAATTTTTTAATGAAGCAAATGGCATATAATTTAAATATTGCATTCATCAGGCTTAAAATTGGCTAATAGCAGCTGACAGAAAAGCTTGCTTTTTTCCCCATGAAGAATTCCTGCCATGCTGTTCAGGGCTTACAATTATTTTAGTGTTCCTACTAAAGATTTAACCTGGCCAAGCACATATCTCTCCTTACTGACAGTAGAGGGCAACATCTCCCACAAGAGGCATCTTTAGATCATGTAATTACAGTTACTCAATCAAGACGGTGCTGACACAAAAGGGTGTGGTAAAGCTAGATCAGGTTAATCCACTTAATAAAGAAAAGAAGCGAGTCAAGCCCACCAGGGCTGCACACCTTAGCTTTTTGGTAGAACACCAAGCGCTATGAGTTGAATGAACTATACTGGTTCTTTTAAAATAGATAAATGCCATAGGAATGTGTAAGTTGGTAAGATCTATCTGAAATATAAGCATAATGTGACAGCATAAGGGTAGGAGTaaacaatacaataaaatacCCAAGTTCACGCACATGTGAACAAGAACCTGAGATATTTTAAGTCCTCCACATTGGGCAGCAACTCATGACTGAGAGCTATGGACTCGGACTTGGAGGTAAAAATTCTTATCCCACTACTTTACACATGACCGCAATGAATTATGTCAAACGTTGTGGTTATAAGCCTGTGTATAGAGATGCTGACGCAAGTTTTAGCTTAAAAGCTTTTTAGCAATGTACTTTTGTATGTGGCAATATCATCGACTTACTACAACCCTGTAACAGTAGCCTCTTTGGTCATAAAGAGGCTACTTAATGCCCTGTACACAATATAATAAGGTATTATATAATACCCTGTACTTACAAATTAAGGTTATTTTCAAAGATTACTGAACAAAATAGATTAACAAACCATTGCAACGTTGACTGATAATTTGATGTGATAACAATGATGTGTATACTAATTGGTGGCCAGCtaatgaaatgaaagaagatCTCTATTCATTTATCTGTCTGATTTTCTGGGTGGCTGCTGGTCTCTTCTTTACATCACTTCCATATTCCCACGCTGTCAAACTCAACGCTGTCGTCATCACTCTGGCCCAATCATTTTGTTGCCCTGCTCCTGCGAACCAATCAGTTTTTGTCCCATGTGCTATAAATCTCACTGCTCTTCTGTCATTCTGCCTGCAGGATTCCCATTCGTGCAGTAAGGCTCCTCCCAACATCAACCTCATCCTTCATCAAGTCTCCATCTGCTGCATTTCTGCCAGCATGTTTCAAGGCTTTGGGAGTCCTGCCCTACTTCTGTCAGTGTTGTACTCGCTCTGCTATGTAGCTACATTGTTGTCTAATCACaaaataatgcatttattaAAACTCTGATCTACATTAAATGATGTTTAGTTCTTTCAAATGTTCTCTCTTAATGAGTTGCATCAAGAAGGGCAAagctgccaaatcaaacatccaCCCACTGCGGTGACCACTTGTAAGTAGGTGCTTTTATTAGTAGTATTATAAATTTTGAGGGGCAGTCCTGTTAGTAAAAGAGGTAAATTTATTACTCTGAGAACACTAGCAACTGTTAAAGCTCTGAGTTAATAAATCAACATTGGAATAAAGTTCATGTTGATCATGCTAACCTCAATTAACctaaatttaaattttatatgaattatatgaaataataataataataataataataataataataataataataataataataataataataataataattgtatgAAAATAATACAGGAGataaattgaaaaataaaagatttaaaaagactCACCAAAGgtagttaaaagaaaaacaaaaaatacagtaaaatgttAATTGACAGAATAAACAATAAACAGACTTATAACAGTACAATAAATAGATTCAAGACCTTTAATGTTGTTGTGCAAGCATAAAAAAAATCCTAGCCTCACACGGTGCATAGCATTAAATATGAAGCAAACATCTACACATATAAAAAGTATAAAATTGAAAAACTCTAACAAAcgacaaaactgatttaagtGATATATCCCtttaaaagcagagaaacaactttCAAAGTGTTTTGACAGAACACTTAAGGGATAGAATAAAAGGTTAAAAAGGttaaatattacaaaaaaataaagcaaattaattaaagaacaaaaggcTGCAATTaggaaaacaaataaagagagataaccaaaaaataagaaatcaaaTGTAACAGAATCACTCATAAAGGGAAATCACTTATTCTGCTGGCCTTATCTCCTCAGCCGACCGATTTCAAAGCTGATGACACTAAAGGCAAGCCAACAGTGATCATCAGATTTAAGCATTAAAACAGCCAGAAGGGCCCCCAAGCAGGCATATATGGGGTCTATGTACCTAGATGCAGATGACATTTTAGTGATCAGTAAAGTCTATAATCTAATTCTAAGATGTAAAAGAAGCCAGGATAAGGGTGATGtgattttatcttttttctataaagtgaaaacaagtctcacacaaacagtttggCCATTGTCCTACTACGCCTATATCAACATGTACTGTAGTGTGTCTCagcaattattatttattttattatcatttcatttctttatcattttaattacagaatatgataaaaagcaaaaaataataaaataagtaaATCAGGGATTTCCTAACTCCAACAGTAAAGAGCAATCATTATTCCTGTTTATTGCAGAATCAGTCatctaagcagagaagcccagatcTCCCTCTTGCTGCTTCCTGCAGCTCTTCCAGGGAGACACCGGGATGAAGACAGCCAGCAGAGGCAATCACTACATCACATTCTGCATCCACCCCAGAGCTTCCTAACAGGGATATCTGCCCAAGACATGTCACCCTTGTGGCTCACAGGTTATTTTTACAAATTACATTTTCACCATAACCGTTTGCTTTAATGTTAGTTCCTCTTCGTATGCACTGAATAGCAATACATCATTCTCATTCTCGTATTCCTATTCGCACGAGTCTCCTCATGGTTATCTTGTGTGGTTACTCTTCCTGTATATTACATTCATAAAAAGAAGTCTGTGATTGGTTTGCATGTATGCACTATTGTGACAAACATCAGTAACTATATCAGTAACATTTGTGTTTCCACAAAGTTCAGGGATTAAATCTTTAGGCTGAATTAAACAGTTGCAAAATCTGTTTATTAGATGTGTTGGTTTCAGTGCTGTACATAAATGAGAATATTAATCTGTCTGTAACTTGAATACAGTGATTAAAATGCTTGTTGAGAATCCTGTagtcattttaatttattaaatatttatgttttatgtatattttattaaataactgTGAGGGTAATGAGGAAGCTAAGGGCCTCACTTTACTTAATGTGACACATTAATTAGCTCACCCTTTAAAACCTGAAGGATGAAAAAATTACcagaaaattcacattttttgaaaatgcagTGTTTATTGAACCATTTGacaaatttgtttaaaaaataattacattttaatgtctTTTAATTTATATCATATTTGCTATATCAGGCATTTTTTAAATcgcttttaaatgtttgtgcaatttatttagattttgtgtgatgaatgagtcaatgggtttaactcattcactgccaatggctggcagtgaatgagttaataatcGGATTGTCATTCCCAAGCCTAGCTAAATAAGGAGGGGTTGCATCATAAAGGGCAGGTCGAAGCCCAGGTTAAAAATGACTGCCCCCTCTGCTGTCGGCAGAAGACAGAAGAGGAGGATATAGATGGGAAATGGTGTGAATGGGCATTGTGAACTGGGAAGGGTTCTCAAGACTGAATGACTGATAGCTGTTACAGGCTAACACCTCTGTTCAATAATGGCTGGATGTAGATGGTCTCCTTTACTCTCTCAAATCTCAGAATACTAATACTAATCACTTACATGATTATAGGGTCGGTAAGCAAGTCTGAGGGCCATCTCCTAGTGGACAACCCCAGCAGGGGCTAAATAGCTGTGACTCTttatcttttttgttgttgttttttttttttttttggggggggggggggggggttgttttgttttgttctgttctgttctgttctgttctgttttgttttgtttgtttgtttgtttgtttgtttggtttttgttttgtttgttgttttttggggggggtgttttgttttgttttgttttgttttgtttgtttgtttgttttttgggggggggtcgTTTTTTACACTTAAGAAGGCTCTTGGATGAGAATTGAACTGTCAACAGGAACCAAAAAGAAATCCAGCTACCTTCATTTTAGGAACTTGTCTAGTGACTGTCATGACCTTGAGAACCTACAGAAACATATTGTTCCTGTACTTTTTATGAACTTTTTACAAGATATAAACAACATCTAATCTACTTCTGCATCTCTCAAACCTCTCAGTGGTTTCAAATAAAATCTAAGGATAAATTCTGGAACTGTTCAAATAAAGGCAACAACCAAGTAATAAATCTTTTCATGCATGCATTTAATATATTATTCCTAGGCTtttgtttataaaatataaacagaataTCATGACAGAAGCTACGAAAACCTCTTTATGTCACAAATATACAATGGGGATTCTTAtcccatcaaaaaaaaaaaaaacttagagTCAAGTTTTCACATACAATAGTAAGGAACAATTACAGTAAAATCCTGCAGATAAAAATGAACTTGTATCCATTTTCTCATGCCCATGTCAAGACAGTCATTCGGAATGAGAGAAAAGTCAGGAAGGAGTATGGCTGGAGATATGTAGGTAGTATTTTTAAGAAACGGAGGAGACTTCTGTCTTGCTGGTTGATACTGAGGTCTCATCTTCAACCATACCACCCATTCCAACTGTTGAAAGCATGCAGTTACGAAACTACAATGGggataaaatgaagaaaaagaaaagaatgaaggAAACTTCATTGTGGTCTTTGTGATCATCCCAAAGCAAAGAATCCAATAAATGAGCCTGAATCTAATAAATATTTGCCatgaaaactattaaaaatagGGTTTATAAGACATTACACGATAATTGCATGCAGCCATGAGGACAGATCGTAGCTGCTTACTTGTCCCCATAACTGCTGATTTGCAGGATCATAATAATAAACTGACCTGTTTGTTCATGAGGATGTAGATGATGGGGTTGAACAATGCTGAGCTCTTTGAGAAGAAAGCAGGGATAGCCATGGCTGTGGCTGTGAATGCAGCTCCCCTGTTGAAGAAGATCCATGCAGCAAAGGAAGCATATGGGGTCCAGGCCAAGAGGAAGCCGAAAACCATCAGGATGCACATGCGTGTCACTTCCTTTTCAGCTTTTTGGGTAGAAGCTGAGTCCTGCTGTTGGGATGCAGCCTGTAGATAAAGAAATCATTAGATAATGTCTGTGCTGAATTCAGTGTTGATGCTAAAACTATTCGATGACATGGCTTAGGTCATGAAGGCTGATCAGTTCAAATATGTGACCAAAATGTCAGCAGGTaaggatgtttgtttttttcagaataTTAGAGCAATGTTAGATATTATCTCCAACATTGCCCTAATAttctgaacaacaacaacaacaaacatctgGATATAGAGGAACAACATTTAATTGAAATAAACATCACTTACGGCCTTCACTGTAAAGACTAAATTTCCATAGGTAAAGAAGATGGTGAAGACAGGGACACAGAAGTGGCAGGTGAACATGTATATGACATAAGATTCGTTGTTGTATCCTGGGGCCAGAGTGTAGTAGTCAGGTCCACAGGAAACCTGAATTCCCTCAGGAATGTACCTGGGAATACATAAAAGGTTAGTTGAATATGAAgcatcaggtaaaaaaaaaaagaagaagaggttTTTAGCATCCACCGGTTGAAGTGAATGATATCACCTCAAAGGGAGAGATGCCAGCCTCCTTGAGATTTGCAAAGGCTAACCATTTATTAAACTGGTGCCAAGACTGTTCGTAAATCCTCTGTGTCATCCACAGAAGTTCTCAAAAAGTAGAACAGGAGGAAGAAATATTTCACTCAGCAAATCTTCATCAAGAGAAGCAGTTTAAATCCcaaagatgcatattctctggaAATGTTACAGCGATACTTCAGTCAGAGGTACACATTATATGTACACAGTACATGCTTTTGAGGTACTTCCAGAGAAAATAGCAAATAATCAACTGATTTAAACAAAACTATTTATTGGGGGCAAAAAAGCTGAACAAACCAGAACATTGTCATCATTATGGTTTGAAACAGTCTCTTAATATAATTTTGTTAATATTACATCAAAGCTGAGACAAGATGTACCTCAAGTGTTTTAAATAACAGCTAAAATAGGAACCGCCGGTGGAGGATTGATGCTACTGAAATTCAGTCTATCCTCAAACTAAAGCAGAGAGtaactgtatttttatgtaggttttttttttttttttttttgactttttGACTAGTTTGGAAAGTTCATTCAAACACTGCAGATGTTCTCACAGATGTGCTGCACTTGCTGGTTGCTATGCTTTCACTCATCCATCCAATCCTTGAGGTTTAAGTCAGGAGACTGTATTTATGAAGTGTCTAGTTCTTGTCTTCAAATTTTTGAGTTCGTTGTGCTGCTTtaagtttgttttcctttattaCTTCCCTTTGTTATTTCCTTTGCTCCTTTGTTGCTTCTTATTTTATCattattgttgtttgtttgtttgtgtgtttgttttgttagcaTATTACCATTTGTGCTAgctgtcctcttttttttttttgtacgtTCCTCTTGATTGTATATTTATCCTATGTATTCCTGCTGTCTactattatattttattctagcACAGTTCTTGTGGAGCACCcacaattttgttgtacttgtacaatgacaataaagggctcttctgttctattctattctatttttcaGCCCTTCCTTTGCACAAACAGAGGATTTACGAGTAATCAACAAAAGTTTGGGTATGTGTAAGCTGATGTCTTATGAATGAAAGATGAATtatgtttttcagctttttataaTTCAAGCTTTGGGAATTTAATATTATCATCTTATCTGGAACAACTAAATTTTTTTAGAATTAGACTGAAACGCCTAAAATAAAAGACACTTCCATTCCCCTTGACTGCCATTCCAGACATGGGTAGGATACAGAATTTTGAGTAAATATCTCAGTACCTTGACCAGCCAAACAATGGGGGGGCAGCACAGGCCAAAGCCATGATCCAGGTAAAAGCACAACCCACTCCTGCATGGGTAGCTGTAAACTTGAAACTTCCCATGGGTTTACAGACCACAATGTATCTCTCAACAGCAAGAACCACAAGAGACCACAGAGATACCTGACCTGTTGAGAGGAAAGAGAGCGGGATGTATGATGAGAACCTTTAAACCATGTCACCTTTTACAGTTTCTTAAATCTGCCTGAAATTCCAAAACTTTACCTCCAATTGTAGCCATGAATCCTTCAATAGCACAGCTCAAAGGACCCAAGGCGAAATAGCCATTGACACAAGAAAAAATGGTGACTGTGAATCCAAATATGACCATGATCAGTCCAGCCACTGCCAAATTAACCAGGATAAAGTTGAGAGGTTGTCGGAGCTTTTTGTTTTGAGCGGTGACCAGCAGTGTCAGAAAGTTGATGGGGAATCCAGTAATGACAAGGGAAAAAATATAGAAAGCAAGCAATCTGAAGAACCATGGATCTGCCAAATAATACTGCGGATATTCAAAAGGACTCCTCACGAGTCCTGTCTTGTTGTTCAAGGGGATGTAGAAGTTTTTGCCCTCTGTGCCATTAGGCTCAAGTCCTCCATCCCAAGCCATCTCTGCTGATCAGTTGTCCAGCTAAGCTTCTTGGAGCACTGTTAATGCAGCAGAGTCTGAGCAGCCACAGTTATATAGCCCCAAGGGGATGATGAAGATGGGCTAAGAGGATCTGAGAATTCAGCCCATAATCTCTGAGTATAATCACTTGTTACTTGGCGATCCTATTTCCTCCACATTTTCTTAGGAAGCATTTAGTAAATAAAACCATGACTTTTACCAAATGATGGTCACTAGGTCATTGAGAGTAGGCTTTTACCTGTTATTCATCCATTTAAACTGGGAGCGTTTTACTCATAGACCATTGCGTTTCATAAACAAGACAGAAATTCTTGGCGGTCTCAAATTTCTGTCACAACTTTAGCATAGGCCAAGCTTCAGACTTCGTGTTCACAAAGGTTTTCCACACAATTTCTTAGTGGGCAGACTCAACCCTGTCCACATGCAAGAGTGTCGCAAACCTTGGCA of Maylandia zebra isolate NMK-2024a linkage group LG5, Mzebra_GT3a, whole genome shotgun sequence contains these proteins:
- the LOC101482402 gene encoding green-sensitive opsin, yielding MAWDGGLEPNGTEGKNFYIPLNNKTGLVRSPFEYPQYYLADPWFFRLLAFYIFSLVITGFPINFLTLLVTAQNKKLRQPLNFILVNLAVAGLIMVIFGFTVTIFSCVNGYFALGPLSCAIEGFMATIGGQVSLWSLVVLAVERYIVVCKPMGSFKFTATHAGVGCAFTWIMALACAAPPLFGWSRYIPEGIQVSCGPDYYTLAPGYNNESYVIYMFTCHFCVPVFTIFFTYGNLVFTVKAAASQQQDSASTQKAEKEVTRMCILMVFGFLLAWTPYASFAAWIFFNRGAAFTATAMAIPAFFSKSSALFNPIIYILMNKQFRNCMLSTVGMGGMVEDETSVSTSKTEVSSVS